The Niastella koreensis GR20-10 genome includes a window with the following:
- a CDS encoding PorP/SprF family type IX secretion system membrane protein yields MKKIITKKRAWSPVNRETKILFLKAVLLPLACVMSFFYQASAQDMHFSQWFNSPLSTNPANTGFIPDADYRLGVNYRNQWSSIMSVPYKTMSIWGDAQVFRDRIESGWLGLGGLILRDVAGSGGLTSTKVFGSAAYHQMLGVAHLLSFGMNVGWANKRINTANLKFPDQFDGKFFDSNLPTSVVLDNPNINYFDMQVGLNYAYFPTDKLYINGGISVWHLNSPRESFFKNDDPAAGADGNIAKRYNAFGNASIKLNDQVIINPMAYYSFTTKTSELVGGGNVQYNLSGDGESQLIGGLYYRKGDAFIPMIGYVWKSLKLMFTYDATTSSLNQYNHSRGAFEFALMQNGFYNDYNGDRRQSMCPSFKY; encoded by the coding sequence ATGAAGAAAATTATAACTAAAAAAAGAGCCTGGTCTCCTGTGAACCGAGAAACAAAGATCCTGTTTCTGAAGGCGGTGTTGTTGCCGCTGGCCTGTGTAATGAGCTTCTTTTATCAGGCCTCGGCGCAAGACATGCATTTTTCGCAATGGTTCAATTCCCCGCTCTCTACAAATCCGGCAAATACCGGCTTTATTCCCGATGCCGACTACCGTTTAGGCGTTAATTACCGTAATCAATGGTCATCGATCATGAGTGTGCCGTACAAAACCATGAGTATCTGGGGCGACGCCCAGGTGTTCAGGGACCGGATAGAAAGCGGCTGGCTGGGATTAGGCGGCCTCATTTTACGCGATGTAGCAGGTTCCGGCGGTTTAACTTCTACCAAGGTATTTGGTTCTGCGGCCTATCACCAGATGCTGGGGGTAGCGCACCTGTTATCTTTCGGGATGAATGTTGGCTGGGCCAATAAGCGCATCAATACCGCCAATCTCAAATTTCCCGATCAGTTCGATGGCAAGTTCTTCGACAGCAACCTGCCTACCAGTGTGGTGCTCGACAACCCCAATATCAATTACTTCGATATGCAGGTAGGTCTTAACTACGCCTACTTTCCTACCGATAAACTGTACATCAATGGCGGTATTTCTGTATGGCACCTCAACTCGCCCCGGGAATCGTTTTTCAAGAACGATGATCCTGCAGCCGGTGCAGACGGCAATATTGCCAAACGGTATAATGCCTTTGGTAATGCCAGTATAAAATTAAACGACCAGGTTATCATAAATCCCATGGCCTATTATAGCTTTACCACAAAAACAAGCGAATTGGTAGGCGGAGGTAATGTTCAATACAATTTATCGGGCGATGGGGAAAGCCAGCTGATCGGCGGGTTGTATTACCGGAAAGGCGATGCGTTTATTCCAATGATCGGGTATGTATGGAAAAGCCTGAAACTGATGTTCACCTATGATGCTACCACTTCTTCCCTGAATCAGTACAATCATTCCCGCGGTGCTTTTGAATTTGCGTTGATGCAGAACGGGTTCTATAATGATTACAACGGGGATAGAAGACAATCCATGTGTCCATCTTTTAAATATTAA
- a CDS encoding PKD domain-containing protein, producing the protein MVRKRLMVIALLLTGVIRVAAQSPATFEFVENNGQWEKEITFKGLLPAGNFYLQKNGFTVVQHNVADLEQLHGHAAPPEQKANARIQTNETDAPLTVHSHAYKVQFVGGAANPEIVPDKILPGYTNYLIGNDQTKWRTGVKSCLAVIYKNVYPNIDVRYYSESGRLKYDIIVNPGGDVSKIAMQYDGADKLSIKKSELVIKTSLGDVKELYPYSYLFDKVKGRQETPCAYQIDGKTVRFKTSTYDKTSTLVIDPTIIFSSFTGSTSDEWGFTATPGPDGSFFSGSISFNPGFPTSPGAYKTTWTRGGKRGIDIGIFKFSPNGASRVYATYLGGSNDEFPHSLYCDAQGELVVLGRTYSTDFPGTGGSTLMGPGGACDMFVTKLNTTGSGIVGSLRIGGTGNDGVNIEDQMLTGGHKINSLLRNYGDDGHSEVIIDNAGFIYVAGQSQSDNFYTTPNVFQPKKKGAQDGVVLKIDPTCNSIIWSSFLGGTANDAAFVLALNPLNNDIYVAGGTESGDFPQASGTPGSSVLGGKNNGYIDGFVTIISNDGTTQKKTVYLGTGQSDIIYGIQFDRNNYPYVLGVTRGDWPVINAAYSNAGTKQFIVKLSTDLSTIQYSTTFGSGGKPNISPVAFLVDRCENVYVSGWGGWYLPASTQADPYDLAGTRGMPITPDALKNSTDNRDFYFIVLKRDAQSLLYGSFFGQDGGLGEHVDGGTSRFDKQGAIYQAICANCYGSMPDLPITKPYVTTSGVWAPKNGAGTGGCNLGALKILLNFSGVASGPKAYFKGNFDTVGCVPFTLTFKDTVRDARQYIWSFGDGSPDQVTTSYNVTHTFGAVGVYKIGLIAIDSASCNISDTAFLTIHVRDDPADIDFTARKLPPCQSLLYEFVNTSIFPARKPFKASSFTWDFGDGTRVTPGDSIITHSFAAAGTYQTRLILTDTAYCNAPDSLVKELRVSPLVKAKFETPTYGCAPYTAVFNNTSLAGTDFYWDFGDGTQSNDVNPVHLYPNVGTYHVTLKVVDTSTCNKEDSTFLDIKVYPKPVADFSFAPVPPSVNKPIIFTNLSSGAVSYKWEFGDDETVSKNTADTVSHQYNATGTFEACLIATSESGCTDTACKQVDALIDPLLDVPNAFTPGRFGRNGYISVTGFGIAKMTWRIYNRWGKLVFETHDRRAAWNGTYNGQLQPMDVYAYTLDVEFFDGNKLRKTGDITLIR; encoded by the coding sequence TTGGTTAGGAAAAGACTGATGGTTATAGCGCTGCTTCTTACCGGCGTTATACGAGTGGCTGCGCAATCACCTGCGACTTTTGAATTTGTTGAAAATAACGGACAGTGGGAAAAAGAGATCACCTTTAAAGGCTTGTTGCCTGCGGGTAATTTTTACCTGCAAAAAAATGGTTTTACGGTGGTGCAACACAATGTGGCCGACCTGGAGCAACTGCATGGTCATGCAGCACCGCCTGAACAAAAAGCCAATGCCCGCATACAAACAAACGAAACAGATGCGCCGCTTACCGTTCACTCCCATGCATACAAGGTGCAATTCGTTGGCGGAGCTGCCAATCCTGAAATTGTTCCTGATAAAATATTACCCGGCTACACCAATTATTTGATCGGCAACGACCAAACCAAATGGCGCACAGGGGTAAAAAGCTGCCTGGCGGTGATCTATAAAAACGTGTATCCCAATATCGACGTACGCTATTATTCTGAAAGCGGCCGGTTGAAATACGATATCATTGTAAACCCCGGTGGCGATGTAAGCAAAATTGCCATGCAATACGATGGGGCCGATAAACTGTCTATCAAAAAAAGCGAACTGGTTATTAAAACAAGTTTGGGCGATGTAAAGGAACTATACCCTTACTCCTACCTGTTTGATAAAGTGAAGGGCCGGCAGGAAACGCCCTGCGCCTACCAGATAGATGGGAAAACAGTACGTTTTAAAACCAGCACATACGATAAAACCAGTACGCTGGTGATCGATCCTACCATCATCTTTTCTTCTTTTACCGGCAGCACTTCCGATGAATGGGGTTTTACGGCTACGCCCGGTCCCGATGGATCTTTTTTCTCTGGCAGCATTTCATTCAACCCTGGTTTTCCTACTTCCCCCGGTGCTTATAAAACCACCTGGACGCGTGGTGGCAAACGGGGTATAGATATCGGCATTTTTAAATTCAGTCCCAATGGCGCCAGCCGCGTATATGCTACCTATCTCGGTGGCAGCAACGACGAGTTTCCGCATAGTTTGTATTGCGATGCACAAGGTGAGCTGGTAGTTTTGGGAAGAACCTATTCCACCGACTTTCCTGGTACCGGGGGCAGTACGTTGATGGGACCTGGCGGCGCCTGCGATATGTTCGTTACCAAGTTGAATACTACCGGTAGTGGAATTGTAGGCTCCCTGCGGATTGGCGGCACCGGTAATGACGGGGTGAATATTGAAGACCAGATGCTTACTGGCGGCCATAAAATAAACTCGCTGCTCAGGAACTATGGAGACGATGGGCACAGTGAAGTGATTATCGATAATGCGGGTTTTATTTACGTGGCCGGACAATCACAATCAGACAATTTTTACACTACCCCCAATGTTTTCCAACCCAAGAAAAAAGGCGCGCAGGATGGGGTGGTGCTGAAAATAGATCCTACCTGTAATAGCATCATCTGGAGCTCTTTTCTGGGTGGTACAGCCAATGATGCCGCCTTCGTACTGGCATTGAACCCGCTTAACAATGACATTTATGTAGCAGGCGGAACCGAAAGCGGTGATTTTCCCCAGGCTTCCGGCACACCAGGCTCCTCGGTTTTAGGCGGTAAGAATAATGGCTATATCGATGGATTTGTGACCATTATTTCGAACGATGGCACCACGCAGAAGAAAACCGTATACCTGGGTACCGGCCAATCGGATATTATTTACGGCATTCAGTTCGACAGGAATAATTATCCTTATGTACTGGGGGTTACGCGTGGCGATTGGCCGGTGATAAACGCCGCTTACAGTAATGCCGGCACCAAACAGTTCATTGTCAAATTAAGTACTGATCTTTCCACTATACAATATTCCACCACGTTTGGATCGGGCGGAAAGCCGAACATTTCGCCGGTGGCCTTCCTGGTTGACCGTTGTGAGAATGTATATGTATCCGGCTGGGGTGGCTGGTATTTACCTGCTTCTACCCAGGCCGACCCTTATGACCTGGCCGGCACCAGGGGCATGCCTATTACGCCCGATGCGCTGAAAAATTCTACTGATAACCGCGATTTTTATTTCATAGTATTGAAAAGAGATGCGCAATCATTGCTGTATGGTTCCTTCTTTGGACAGGATGGCGGTTTGGGTGAGCACGTTGATGGCGGCACGAGCCGTTTTGATAAACAGGGCGCCATTTACCAGGCCATTTGCGCCAACTGTTATGGCAGCATGCCCGATTTGCCTATTACCAAACCTTATGTTACTACCAGTGGCGTATGGGCGCCAAAGAATGGTGCAGGCACAGGCGGTTGTAACCTGGGCGCATTAAAGATCCTGCTGAACTTTTCCGGCGTGGCTTCCGGTCCCAAAGCTTATTTCAAAGGGAATTTCGATACCGTAGGCTGTGTGCCTTTCACTCTTACTTTTAAAGATACCGTCCGCGATGCGCGGCAATACATCTGGAGTTTCGGCGATGGCTCACCCGACCAGGTGACCACAAGTTATAACGTTACCCACACCTTTGGGGCAGTGGGCGTTTATAAGATCGGGCTCATTGCCATTGACTCCGCAAGTTGTAACATCAGCGATACCGCGTTCCTGACTATCCATGTACGTGACGACCCGGCCGATATTGACTTTACCGCCAGGAAATTGCCGCCCTGTCAATCACTGCTCTATGAGTTTGTGAACACATCTATATTTCCAGCGCGGAAACCCTTTAAGGCAAGCAGCTTTACCTGGGATTTTGGCGATGGTACGAGGGTAACGCCCGGAGATAGCATTATAACGCATTCTTTTGCTGCAGCCGGCACATACCAGACAAGGCTTATCTTAACCGATACGGCGTATTGTAATGCGCCGGATAGCCTGGTGAAAGAACTGCGTGTATCGCCGTTGGTAAAAGCCAAGTTTGAAACACCCACTTATGGTTGTGCGCCCTATACCGCCGTCTTCAATAATACCTCGCTGGCCGGTACGGATTTCTATTGGGATTTTGGCGATGGCACCCAATCAAATGACGTAAACCCGGTGCATTTATATCCGAATGTGGGCACCTATCATGTAACCCTGAAGGTTGTTGATACCAGTACCTGTAACAAGGAAGATTCTACTTTCCTGGATATAAAGGTATATCCCAAACCTGTAGCTGATTTTTCTTTTGCTCCGGTGCCCCCATCGGTTAACAAGCCAATCATCTTTACCAATCTGTCATCAGGAGCTGTTTCATACAAATGGGAATTTGGCGACGACGAGACTGTTTCTAAAAATACAGCCGATACCGTAAGCCATCAATATAACGCTACCGGCACTTTTGAGGCCTGTTTGATTGCCACCTCGGAAAGCGGGTGTACCGATACAGCTTGTAAACAGGTAGATGCATTGATAGATCCGCTGCTGGATGTGCCCAATGCCTTTACGCCCGGCCGCTTTGGCCGCAATGGTTATATTTCTGTAACCGGCTTTGGGATTGCTAAAATGACCTGGAGAATTTACAATCGCTGGGGCAAGCTGGTGTTTGAAACGCATGACCGCCGTGCCGCCTGGAATGGTACTTATAACGGTCAGTTGCAACCAATGGACGTGTATGCGTATACATTGGATGTGGAGTTTTTTGACGGGAATAAGTTGCGGAAGACGGGGGATATTACGTTGATTAGATAG